The DNA region TAAAAGTGGCCAACAAGCAATCAATATTTGGGAGGTATCTGAGCGAGGGGTCTGACGCATGACTTCAGCCAAGACCTTGGCCAATGGTGGCACAGCTGCTGGATATCCCCTGGGAGAGATGGGGAGGATGCACAAATACCGTCCCCACTCCGTGACACGTAGCAAGCAGCTGGGCTTGGCTGCACACAGGGCTGGGCTCCCGCTTGGGGTGCATCTGCGCAGCCGTGCACTGCTGCGGGTGCTTCCTTGGTGGTGGGACCCAGCTGATCGCCCTCCATAAGTCGCTCCGTGTTCACCGACGGTCGTTCCCAGCAGAGGGTGAGTGCCCAGGTTCTTCCTgggctttttttcatttgttttcagttggttttgtttttgtcctcCAGCTTGTCTATTTGGTTGTGGTAGCATATCAGCAGTCTGTCGAGCCACACTGAAACGTGCTCATGTACCTTTCCCTGATGGGCAGGAAGGTTGCACAGgctgcctgctctgtgctgcttgcACAACTCTTTTGGTCCTTTGAAATCTGCAGAGTCCCTGCTGGTCACAGCCTGGGCTGCATTATTTGGGTCTTGTTCAACTTGTCTGAGTGCAGGAGCTCCTTGGTAAAGATATATTATAAAGATCTGTTTGCTGGGCAGTATGGTTATTTAGAGTTATGAAACAGAGCTCTTTCTCCTAAAGAAAGCTCCAGGTGTGCACTATGATTTGATGAGGGAATATACAGGGGGCTGaagtggaaggctttgggtctgAGCACACTGGCTGGTCTGGCTGGCCAAGGACAGGAGTGCCTTGGCCAGTGGGGTGCTGGTGACTGGGAGTCCTGCCCTGGGCATCATCCAAATAAACACTGGGCCAGTGCTGCCCCTGCAAACATGTCTCTGAGTCCTTCCTCCTTGGTCAAATATGACCACGCCACCGCCATGAGCTATGGCCCTGATCAGCTCGGAGCTGAACTGCTCACTGCCATGTCCTGAGCTCGCTGGGTTGGtgaatgtttccttttcttatgTGAGGAGATTCCCCCACACTGCAGCGctctgtccggggtctgtccctgTGCTCAGGGGGCCAGGAGCCCTCCCTGCAGGAatgctctggcagcagggatgCTCTGGCAGAGCCAGGGAGTGGAGCAGGAGCGCTCTTGGGTGCTGGGGCTTGCTCCACGGGGGCCGGTTCCATCTCCTGCAGCAAACACAGGAGCACTGAGCATGGCTGCTGCAGGACCCTGCTGCAGTGGGGGCAAGGGAGCAGCCCcggaggggacatggggacacatcTCCTGTCCTGGCCCCAAGCAGCACCAGCGGCTGGGCTCCAGCACCACCACGGGGGCAGCGTGACAACAGCTGGGGACATGAGGAACCTTCATTCCATCACTGCCATCCCATCGTGTCCATCCTGTCACCTCCATCCCATTGTGTCCATTGAGGAACCTCCATCCCACCACTTTCCATCCTGCTGCATCCATCAGGACACCTCCATCCCACCACCTCCATCCTAACATCTCCATGGGACCCAGGACAGCCCCTGCCATGGCGTGGGAGGTTTTTGCATGGCCCTGTATCACTGTGAGGTGTATTTGGGGCCGGGACCACGTTGACCGTCCTGGGTAAGTCGCTGACCTCGCCTCGGTCTTTCATGGCCTGCCATGAAATTGTGACATTTTGTCGATTTTGGGTGATTTGGGGGTTTTTCTCGGACTTGGCGGTGGGCTGGGGTCTGTCGCCAGCGCAGGGACGGGCTCTCAGCGCGCTGTCGCGGGCTGTGTCTTGTCCCGGCGGACTCTGGTGTGCACCACGGAGGACTTGGGGTTATTTTGACAATTGAAAGATCTTAAAATTTGGCCAGAAAATGTGCCTGAGTTCTGTCTCTGCCAGAGACAGAACTTttcaaaaaatcagaaaatttcagaaaatcagaCTTAGGTTGATAAGAAAGTCAATTTTTGTCTTTGTCAAGAAATCAGTTTAGTCTTTATTGTTAGACCTTTCCTCTTGTCCTAAGGACTTAGTCTTCAGGACTTAGTCCTCAGGACTAAGTACTTAGTCCTTAGGACTTAGGACTAAGGACTAAGGACTAAGACTTAGGACTAAGGACTTAGTCCTCAGGACTAAGTACTTAGACTAAGAGGACTTAGACTAAGTCCTGAAGTTCTTTGTCCCCGGTCCCTTCTTGCCGGGGACCTTGAAGTGGCCCCGGTGCTGTTGGTGAGTCCGGGTGACACTGAAATGACTTGTCCTTGGAAGCTGAAATTCAATTTTTCAGAGGTATTGAGCGTGCTGTTCAGGTAAGTGCTGTcaaaaaaattgttattttgcTAAAAAGCAGACAGGAATAACTTTATTGCTTCTGTGTTTgtaatttttagaagaaatttgccaaaaaaaaaaaaaatctgacacaAATCACTCAGCATAAGTCCAAGAAAAGTGTAGTTTACCAGTttcatcagcagaaaaaaaaattaattggaGGTTTCTCGTGTAGATAAAGATATACATTTAGATATAGATACAGATGAGATGTGGCTATTGTACATTTCATGAGATAGCCATCTCAGAAAGTACAAATATCCTTTACCAGCCTTTTCCATGGTGATTTTTAATTGtacttatttctgaaatgaGTCTGAACATTCCTTAAAGCGGAGCTGGCCAGAAAATTGGCTGCTTcgtctttaaaattttaattaaaattaaaaaaatagccaCACAACAGGAAAGAAATGGCATTATGGCAACTAACCAGAGTTCTAAAACCGAATCAGATTCAACAAAATATACATGGTTGaaattgtgtttgtgtgtatatatatatgtataaacatacatatatttataaacacatatatgtatatataaatatatgtgtgtatatatatgtatatacatatatatatgtgtatacatatatatgtatatatacatatatatgtgaatatatatacacacatatatataaaagataatgcttatatacataaatatatatataatatacatttaTCATAATCATGTACATAATATATAATacgtgtatatgtatatatgatgTATAttgaataattaatatatattatattaatatatagttatatatttatatattgatatatctatatatgtaCTATATGTGTGTATCTATGGATAATATATCTTTAATGTGTTTTATCTGAACACAGATCTATAATATAtgtctgtatatatatacacatagagTGTATATATGTAACACGAGGGTTtatgggtgtgtgtgtgttttacacATACAGCcttacacacacgcacacacgcacacacgcaGGTGGATGTGTGTGCCCTGTCTCTGCCTCCACTGGGGCTGTCAGTGACGCGCGGCAGGGCTGCTGTGGCGGGGTCTCACGGCCTTCTCCCCCTCTCTTGCAGGCCAGCCCAAGGTGTCTCCCACTGTCCACGTCTTCCCGCCATCCGATGAGGAGATCAGCTCACAGAACAAGGCCACCCTGGTGTGCCTGATGAGCGACTTCTACCCCAGCCCGGTGACGGTGACCTGGAAAGTCAACGGTTCCACCCGCAGCAGTGGCGTGGAGACCTCTGCGTCCCAGAGGCAGAGCAACAGCAAGTACATGGCCAGCAGCTACCTGACGCTGAGTGCTTCAGAGTGGAAGGGCGCCAACTCCGTCGTCTGCCAGGTCACGCACGACGGCACTCCCATCGAGAAGACCCTGAACAAATCCGAGTGCTAGTAAGCCCGACGGGGCACAGCCATGAAGACAGTGGCTCCTCACTCTTCCCATCCCTCTTGGCCactgctggtgacagcagccCCCCCTCCTCACCCGGATGTCCCTCTTCATGCCCCCGCCACCCCCCCATGCCTGTCCCCTGCTCCTGTCCCCCTCCGCCGGGTGTCACACGAATAAACACCAACACTGAACTAGCGCTGGCTCTGCATCCGTGTCTCTGTGTCCTTGTGCGCGCCAACCGCCCCGTGCGGAGCGGGGTCAGCCCTGGTGtgggggagggttgggggggaagGCACACACTGGGAGTGCTGGGAGTGCTTGGGGTTCCTGGCTGAGCACTGGGAACACTGATGCACCCCCCTGGCACCTCCTACACCAAAGGCAGGGCACTCTGAGGCAGTTTGGGGCAGTCTAAGCACCGTGCTGGCACTGAGCGCTTGGCCATGGCCTTGTCCCTCACTCACTGGCGTCTGGGTGCCGGGTCCCTCACAGGGACTTGCTGCCCTTGCTGCGTGTGCTGGGGACATGGCCAGTGCTGGCTCCGTCCCTGTGTGCTCAGTCACCCCGGTGTCCCGTGGGTGGAGATGCCGGAGTGGCCGCTCACACGTTACGCTGTCCCCGTGCCTCatgcctgcagcagcctggtCCCCACACCATGTGCCCCTGTGTGTGTCCCATCCCCATAACGGCCTCAGGGAGGTTTTCCTGTGGCCCCCAcagggcagctctgggcagACATCCTTGCAGCCAGCAAGCAGAAAGATCTGTGTGGCTGTCGGCCCTGCGTGCTCCCACCAAGTCTGTCTTGATTGCCTCAATGTCTCCATCCATCCAGCCCACCCCAGCACATCTGCCCATCCACCCCATTTACACCACCATCTCCACCCCATTTACACTCCATCTCCAGTCCATGCAAACACCTCCATCTATCACGTCCACCACAACACCTCCACACATTCATCCGTTCATCCCTCTAGCCCATCTACACCAACACCTCCCTCTACTCACCCACCCACACCAACACCTCCATCTgtcccaccaccctgccctccGCCCACCCCATGTCTCCATCCAGCTGGTGGtgggtgcaggagcaggggccGGCCACGCTCTCAGGACAGAGATTTTTGTATGGCCTTAAACCGATGCTGGAGGAGGGACACAGACACCTGCACTTGGTGCAGCACTGAAGCCATGTCTGgctgttttcttcactgtggaGTTGTGACATTTCAGTGATGTGGGGGAACTTTTCTCCAGtttgggaaggggctggggtcTCCCAGCCCCATTGATGTGCACTCAATGGCACTGAGGACAGTGTTCGATGGATGGGATTGGgctgaatttcattttcttcctccagcaATTGAGTTTTGTCAGTGGAAGGTGAAATCCTGCTTTGTGCCCCGTGCCTCTTTGTTGGGATTTCCCCAGGGACCAGCAGTTCTCCCCCAGCATGTGCCGGACTTGTGGCCTGCAGTCACCGTGTCCCtgagctgagagctgggacCCGCCGAGGGGGTGCAGAGCTCCTACGTGAGGATTTCTCAGGAGATTAAGCCAAAACTACAGTACAAATACCCTGCCAAATACAAACTCTTACAAGATCCGAGGGGGAAATGCTTCTGCCCACTGCCCTGCTCCTTGCCTGGCCAAACCTCCAAGGGGTCAGTGCCTGCTGGAGCAGCAACCCCAGACGTGCCAGGAAAGGAAGGGCCTCAGACAGCCCCTCCGTGGCACCGGGGCTCtcttgggcagcagctcccggcCACGCaggtccctgccagccccatgTCCCTGCCCAAATCACTGCCCCCATGGTCACAAAGCCAAGCCCCAGGGGCAaactgctgcaggctgccctgctgcagtgGCACAAGTGCCAAGATGGGCTGAGGGAGggtggcttttcttttccttcccctctcgGGAAGCTGGAGGCTCAGCGCTCCTGACAGATCTGGCAAATGGTGCCCTGAGGCTCTGGCTGGAAAATACCGTGCAGGGGCTCCCAGCTGTGAGCTGGGCTCTGGCTTCGGAATTCAGACTTTGGAGGGGGGAACTCACTAATTATTGATTAAAAGATTTTGCTAAACCATTTCCGTAAGCATCAGCCCACTGAGGAAAGCGTGCTGAATTATACATCACAGCGCcgtgctgccctgcctcccGCAACAGGGCCGCTTTGCACCCAAAACAGGGCCTTGGCATGGGGTGAGGCAGTGCCACCCGTGGGGGCACGGCAGCGCCCTGGCTGACCCCCCCACGTTGACCCCCCTGCTGTGGTGGGACTTGCTAACGAGCAAACGTGCTGATGGAAAACAACCCCGGGGCTCCGCGCCCAGCTGCAGCTCTCGCTCTCGATCTGCGGTGTCCTTTGGTGAAATTTTAAACAGtcgccttttttttctttttcttttttttccccagcttgcCATTAATTTCAAATCGAGGGGGACCTAATTTAGTAAATGACATGCTTCAGGAAGGCTTTAATTAGCTGCAGACGGAGGCAGCTGGTGCTCCCACGGGGTCCGGATCGCACAGGGGGCTG from Anas platyrhynchos isolate ZD024472 breed Pekin duck chromosome 16, IASCAAS_PekinDuck_T2T, whole genome shotgun sequence includes:
- the IGLL1 gene encoding immunoglobulin lambda-like polypeptide 1 isoform X11; translated protein: MAWAPLLLAVLAHTSGSLVQAALTQPALKSVNPGDTVQITCSGGSAAGDGKYWYGWYQQKTPGTGPVTVIYSNDKRPSDIPSRFSASTSGSVSTLTITGVQAEDEAVYYCGSYDSSSGVFGAGTTLTVLGQPKVSPTVHVFPPSDEEISSQNKATLVCLMSDFYPSPVTVTWKVNGSTRSSGVETSASQRQSNSKYMASSYLTLSASEWKGANSVVCQVTHDGTPIEKTLNKSEC
- the IGLL1 gene encoding immunoglobulin lambda-like polypeptide 1 isoform X29; amino-acid sequence: MAWAPLLLAVLAHTSGSLVQAALTQSEPQSVNPGGTVQITCSGGSGSYGWFQQKTPGSAPVTVIYNDNQRPSGIPSRFSGSLSGSTATLTITGVQAEDEAVYYCGNRDSSTDAGVFGAGTTLTVLGQPKVSPTVHVFPPSDEEISSQNKATLVCLMSDFYPSPVTVTWKVNGSTRSSGVETSASQRQSNSKYMASSYLTLSASEWKGANSVVCQVTHDGTPIEKTLNKSEC
- the IGLL1 gene encoding immunoglobulin lambda-like polypeptide 1 isoform X38; this encodes MAWAPLLLAVLAHTSGSLVQAALTQPASKSVNPGDTVEITCSGSTNYYGWYQQKTPGSAPVTVIYRDSNRPSGIPSRFSGSASGSTATLTITGIQAEDEAVYYCGSWDSSASVFGAGTTLTVLGQPKVSPTVHVFPPSDEEISSQNKATLVCLMSDFYPSPVTVTWKVNGSTRSSGVETSASQRQSNSKYMASSYLTLSASEWKGANSVVCQVTHDGTPIEKTLNKSEC
- the IGLL1 gene encoding immunoglobulin lambda-like polypeptide 1 isoform X25 yields the protein MAWAPLLLAVLAHTSGSLVQAALTQPASKSVNLGGTVQITCSGSSYGYGWYQQKTPGSAPVTVIYGDSNRPSGIPSRFSGSKSGSTATLTITSVQAEDEAVYYCGNYDSSAGADVFGAGTTLTVLGQPKVSPTVHVFPPSDEEISSQNKATLVCLMSDFYPSPVTVTWKVNGSTRSSGVETSASQRQSNSKYMASSYLTLSASEWKGANSVVCQVTHDGTPIEKTLNKSEC
- the IGLL1 gene encoding immunoglobulin lambda-like polypeptide 1 isoform X12 — protein: MAWAPLLLAVLAHTSGSLVQAAISQPASKSVNPGGNVEITCSGGSADSNGKYWYGWYQQKTPGTAPVTVIYSNDKRPSGIPSRFSGSLSGSTNTLSITGVQAEDEAVYYCASWDGSTVFGAGTTLTVLGQPKVSPTVHVFPPSDEEISSQNKATLVCLMSDFYPSPVTVTWKVNGSTRSSGVETSASQRQSNSKYMASSYLTLSASEWKGANSVVCQVTHDGTPIEKTLNKSEC
- the IGLL1 gene encoding immunoglobulin lambda-like polypeptide 1 isoform X44, with product MAWAPLLLAVLAHTSGSLVQAALTQPASKSVNPGDTVQITCSGGGSYYGWFQQKTPGTGPVTVIYDNTNRPSGIPSRFSASTSGSVSTLTITGVQAEDEAVYYCGDYSSNVFGAGTTLTVLGQPKVSPTVHVFPPSDEEISSQNKATLVCLMSDFYPSPVTVTWKVNGSTRSSGVETSASQRQSNSKYMASSYLTLSASEWKGANSVVCQVTHDGTPIEKTLNKSEC
- the IGLL1 gene encoding immunoglobulin lambda-like polypeptide 1 isoform X37, which produces MAWAPLLLAVLAHTSGSLVQAALTQPASKSVNPGDTVQITCSGGSSSYYGWFQQKTPGTAPVTVIYDNTKRPSGIPSRFSASTSGSVSTLTITGVQAEDEAVYYCASSYTSDGFGAGTTLTVLGQPKVSPTVHVFPPSDEEISSQNKATLVCLMSDFYPSPVTVTWKVNGSTRSSGVETSASQRQSNSKYMASSYLTLSASEWKGANSVVCQVTHDGTPIEKTLNKSEC
- the IGLL1 gene encoding immunoglobulin lambda-like polypeptide 1 isoform X22, whose product is MALAPLLLAVLAHTSGSLVQAAISQPASKSVNPGDNVDITCSGGSADSNGKYWYGWYQQKTPGTGPVTVIYSNDKRPSGIPSRFSASTSGSTNTLTITWVQAEDEAVYYCGGYSAGFGAGTTLTVLGQPKVSPTVHVFPPSDEEISSQNKATLVCLMSDFYPSPVTVTWKVNGSTRSSGVETSASQRQSNSKYMASSYLTLSASEWKGANSVVCQVTHDGTPIEKTLNKSEC
- the IGLL1 gene encoding immunoglobulin lambda-like polypeptide 1 isoform X42 gives rise to the protein MAWAPLLLAVLAHTSGSLVQAALTQPASKTVNPGDTVQITCSGSSNYGWFQQKTPGTGPVTVIYSNDKRPSGIPSRFSASTSGSVSTLTITGVQAEDEAVYYCAGYYSSDGFGAGTTLTVLGQPKVSPTVHVFPPSDEEISSQNKATLVCLMSDFYPSPVTVTWKVNGSTRSSGVETSASQRQSNSKYMASSYLTLSASEWKGANSVVCQVTHDGTPIEKTLNKSEC
- the IGLL1 gene encoding immunoglobulin lambda-like polypeptide 1 isoform X46; the protein is MAWAPLLLAVLAHTSGSLVQAALTQPASKSVNPGDTVQITCSGGGSYYGWFQQKTPGTGPVTVIYDNTNRPSGIPSRFSASTSGSVSTLTITGVQAEDEAVYYCGDYSSNFGAGTTLTVLGQPKVSPTVHVFPPSDEEISSQNKATLVCLMSDFYPSPVTVTWKVNGSTRSSGVETSASQRQSNSKYMASSYLTLSASEWKGANSVVCQVTHDGTPIEKTLNKSEC